From the Flavobacterium lindanitolerans genome, one window contains:
- a CDS encoding M48 family metalloprotease, with protein MKKEVQLSKEFKNQAAKSIFAICFFVLTYLIILLLALVLTGLSVAGGFSLIALKPNFLTIALGIGLASLGILIVAFLLKFIFKSHKADRSHLIEIKESQEPELFQMIRDLVLEVGTTFPKKVYLSSEVNAAVFYDSSFWSMFLPIKKNLQIGLGLVNTVTKEELRAILAHEFGHFSQRTMKVGSYVYNVNQVIFNMLYDNESYDNLIQKWASISGYFSIFVILAVKINQGIQWILRKLYGVVNKSYMALSREMEFHADEIAASVTGYEPLKKSLLRMPLADNSFSNVLSYYNTKVSENIMSENIYNDQSSVIHFLAETNNLPFTNGLPDIAIEEQSKFDKSKLGIKDQWASHPSTNDRIERLEKTGFLSPGHADMPANELFKDITALQKQLTNKVFENVSYPEDTMVMPSDQFIEEYKQQVQLNSFAKIYNGYYDNKNPIFDLNGNPAESKIDFNELYSDEKVDLVYSSIALQNDMETLKNIANKSFPIKSFDYDGFRYERKDADSLIEKLKSELDIINARIEKNDSDIYHHFTEIETRLNKPQLLKSIYNDFFTFDKIFDTKYDLYIKLLNGLQFVNVSTPFDQIASNLNCINPIERELKQEIHLLMSDPVLATEITQDIRHSLEEYTSKEWEYFNGANYLDGNLNILYTAMHNYAFLLSRKYFLMKKALLTYQEELMKNHTTPVVTENFA; from the coding sequence ATGAAAAAAGAAGTCCAACTTTCTAAAGAATTTAAAAATCAAGCTGCAAAATCAATTTTTGCAATCTGCTTTTTTGTACTGACCTATTTAATCATCTTACTTTTAGCACTAGTCTTGACCGGACTGAGCGTTGCCGGAGGTTTCTCTCTTATTGCATTAAAACCCAATTTTTTGACCATTGCATTGGGAATAGGCTTGGCGAGTTTGGGAATTTTAATTGTGGCTTTCCTATTGAAGTTTATTTTTAAATCTCATAAAGCAGACCGTTCGCACTTAATAGAAATTAAAGAATCCCAAGAACCAGAATTATTTCAAATGATCCGTGACCTTGTTCTTGAAGTGGGAACCACCTTCCCTAAGAAAGTGTATTTATCATCTGAAGTGAATGCCGCAGTATTTTATGACTCTAGTTTTTGGAGTATGTTTTTACCTATAAAAAAGAATCTTCAAATAGGATTAGGATTGGTAAATACGGTAACCAAAGAAGAATTAAGGGCCATATTGGCGCATGAGTTTGGTCATTTCTCCCAAAGAACAATGAAAGTTGGAAGTTATGTTTACAATGTAAATCAGGTAATCTTTAACATGCTCTATGACAATGAATCGTATGACAACCTCATCCAAAAATGGGCCAGCATAAGCGGCTATTTTTCAATATTTGTTATTCTTGCCGTAAAAATAAATCAAGGAATTCAGTGGATTTTAAGAAAGCTATATGGGGTGGTAAATAAAAGCTATATGGCACTTTCAAGAGAAATGGAGTTTCATGCCGATGAAATAGCCGCTAGTGTAACAGGCTATGAACCCTTGAAAAAATCACTTTTAAGAATGCCTTTAGCTGACAATTCTTTCAGTAATGTTTTAAGCTATTATAATACCAAGGTTTCAGAAAACATTATGAGCGAAAATATATATAATGACCAATCTTCCGTGATTCATTTTCTCGCAGAAACAAACAATCTTCCGTTTACAAATGGCCTTCCTGATATTGCGATAGAGGAACAAAGCAAATTTGACAAATCGAAGTTGGGCATTAAAGATCAATGGGCTTCGCATCCTTCAACTAATGACAGGATAGAACGATTGGAAAAAACGGGATTTTTAAGTCCGGGCCATGCTGATATGCCTGCGAATGAATTATTCAAAGACATAACAGCATTACAAAAGCAATTAACGAATAAAGTTTTTGAAAATGTAAGCTATCCGGAGGACACAATGGTCATGCCATCAGACCAGTTTATTGAAGAATACAAACAGCAGGTACAATTGAATTCATTTGCCAAAATATACAATGGTTATTATGACAACAAGAATCCTATATTTGATTTGAACGGCAATCCGGCTGAAAGCAAAATTGATTTTAATGAGTTGTATTCTGATGAAAAAGTTGATTTGGTTTATTCTTCCATCGCATTACAAAATGATATGGAAACACTCAAAAACATTGCAAACAAATCGTTTCCTATAAAATCTTTTGACTACGACGGATTCCGATACGAAAGAAAAGATGCTGACAGTCTCATAGAAAAACTAAAATCCGAACTCGATATCATTAATGCAAGAATCGAAAAAAATGATTCCGACATCTATCATCATTTTACTGAGATTGAGACCCGACTGAATAAACCTCAGCTGTTAAAATCTATCTACAATGACTTTTTTACATTTGATAAGATTTTCGACACAAAGTACGACCTGTATATCAAGCTCTTAAACGGACTGCAATTTGTGAACGTATCAACGCCTTTCGATCAGATTGCAAGCAATCTAAATTGTATTAACCCTATTGAGAGGGAGCTAAAGCAAGAAATCCACTTGCTAATGTCTGATCCTGTTTTGGCTACAGAAATTACACAAGATATAAGACACAGTCTTGAAGAATACACATCAAAGGAATGGGAGTATTTTAACGGAGCCAACTACCTTGACGGCAACTTAAACATCCTTTATACGGCCATGCATAACTATGCCTTTTTATTATCCAGAAAATATTTCCTTATGAAAAAGGCATTATTGACCTATCAGGAAGAACTAATGAAAAACCATACAACGCCGGTGGTCACTGAAAATTTCGCCTAA
- a CDS encoding sulfite exporter TauE/SafE family protein: MELFLLVLAGFIIGTCGTLIGAGGGFILVPLLLLFYPDLPPETVTAISMAVVAANAISGSAAYAKSGKIDYKAGVIFALFTVPGSILGVFTVQYIPKESFNIIFGVLLLALSVFLFFKKQSEKRQVQEDDSQQKGLKHRKLVDKMGTVYQYSYNQRNGIIISIIVGYMSPLLGIGGGIIHVPAMVNWLHFPVYIATATSHFILAVMSTVTVIVHAMNGTYNNPEVLKMVVCLAAGVIPGAQLGAYFSHRVKGTNIIKVLAICLALVGIRILLKN, encoded by the coding sequence TTGGAGCTTTTTCTTTTAGTATTGGCCGGTTTTATCATCGGAACCTGTGGAACGCTGATTGGTGCGGGTGGTGGTTTTATATTAGTCCCATTGTTGTTATTGTTTTATCCTGATTTGCCTCCCGAAACCGTTACGGCTATTTCTATGGCTGTAGTGGCTGCAAATGCCATTTCTGGGTCGGCGGCCTATGCAAAGTCAGGGAAAATTGATTACAAGGCAGGTGTTATTTTTGCGCTGTTTACGGTTCCGGGTTCTATATTGGGTGTGTTTACGGTGCAGTATATCCCAAAAGAATCTTTTAATATTATTTTCGGGGTCTTGCTTCTTGCGTTATCGGTATTCCTTTTCTTTAAAAAGCAATCAGAAAAAAGACAGGTACAGGAAGACGACAGTCAGCAAAAAGGACTAAAACACCGCAAATTGGTTGATAAGATGGGCACCGTTTATCAATACAGCTATAACCAGCGCAATGGTATTATCATCAGTATTATAGTAGGCTATATGTCGCCCCTTTTAGGCATAGGCGGCGGAATTATTCATGTGCCGGCCATGGTCAATTGGCTGCATTTCCCGGTGTATATCGCAACCGCTACTTCGCATTTTATACTGGCAGTAATGTCAACGGTTACGGTTATAGTCCATGCCATGAATGGTACCTATAACAATCCTGAAGTATTAAAAATGGTAGTCTGTCTTGCAGCAGGAGTAATTCCCGGTGCGCAATTGGGAGCCTATTTTTCGCATAGGGTTAAAGGAACAAATATTATTAAAGTGCTGGCGATTTGTTTGGCATTGGTTGGGATTAGGATTTTGCTTAAAAACTAG
- a CDS encoding ExbD/TolR family protein, which produces MALKRNRRFHAEVATSSLSDIMFFLLLFFLIISTLANPNVIKMTLPKTQQNDKTNKQHITLSVSEEKQYYVDKQNVPFNELEAALLTKMGDARDQTVIVRIPYNLQVQDLVDLLQIGVKNNLKFVIATDKK; this is translated from the coding sequence ATGGCTCTAAAACGAAATAGAAGATTTCACGCGGAAGTAGCTACTTCTTCCTTGAGTGATATTATGTTCTTTTTGCTGTTGTTTTTCCTTATTATCTCAACACTCGCAAATCCGAACGTAATCAAGATGACACTGCCTAAAACGCAGCAGAATGACAAGACGAACAAACAGCACATTACGCTGTCGGTTTCTGAAGAAAAACAATATTATGTCGATAAGCAGAATGTTCCTTTTAATGAATTGGAAGCGGCATTGCTGACAAAAATGGGTGATGCCAGAGACCAAACCGTAATTGTTAGAATTCCTTATAACCTGCAGGTACAGGATTTAGTAGACCTGCTCCAGATTGGTGTCAAAAACAATTTAAAGTTTGTGATTGCCACAGATAAAAAATAA
- a CDS encoding MotA/TolQ/ExbB proton channel family protein yields MFSTILLQTDTIAKASTNTVIEGIAKNEEMNLFSFLMKGGAFLIPIVILLFYTIYLIFERYLSIKKATKQDSHLIKDIAIQLNSGNINAALSLAERSNTASGNVLREGILTIGRPISEIESNMERAANIEIGEMEKRMGHLGLIAGIAPTLGFVGTISGVIKIFYSISQTEDISIGNISGGLYEKMISSGAGLVVGIIAYAGYHLFNGMIDNFSLNVQKQILEFVSIIQRPNDGSKTK; encoded by the coding sequence ATATTTTCAACAATTTTACTGCAGACTGATACCATTGCAAAAGCTTCAACGAATACAGTAATTGAGGGAATCGCCAAAAATGAAGAAATGAACCTGTTTAGCTTCCTGATGAAAGGAGGAGCATTTTTGATCCCGATTGTAATTCTTCTTTTTTATACCATCTACCTGATTTTTGAAAGATACCTTTCCATTAAAAAAGCAACGAAGCAGGATTCGCACTTGATTAAGGATATTGCTATACAGTTGAATTCCGGAAATATAAATGCAGCTTTATCATTGGCAGAAAGATCAAACACGGCTTCCGGCAATGTTCTAAGAGAAGGAATCCTGACTATTGGAAGACCTATTTCTGAAATCGAATCCAATATGGAAAGAGCTGCCAATATCGAAATTGGAGAAATGGAAAAAAGAATGGGACATTTGGGACTTATTGCCGGTATTGCACCTACTTTAGGTTTCGTTGGAACGATTTCAGGAGTTATCAAGATTTTTTACAGCATTTCACAAACAGAAGATATCAGTATCGGGAACATTTCCGGAGGTTTGTATGAAAAGATGATTAGTAGTGGTGCCGGACTTGTTGTAGGTATTATCGCTTATGCAGGCTACCACTTATTTAACGGGATGATTGATAATTTTTCTTTGAATGTCCAAAAACAGATTTTGGAATTTGTAAGTATAATCCAAAGACCTAACGATGGCTCTAAAACGAAATAG
- a CDS encoding UDP-N-acetylmuramoyl-tripeptide--D-alanyl-D-alanine ligase, which translates to MEIKEIHDLFLRCTSVSIDTRKIEEGSMFFAIRGEHFDANTFAQEALNKGALYVIIDNKDYYIDEKTILVANTLETLQEVAKFHREYLGLPILALTGSNGKTTTKELINVVLSKRYHTRATVGNLNNHIGVPLTLLSLTSDTEIGIVEMGANHQKEIEFLCNIATPDFGYITNFGKAHLEGFGGVEGVIKGKSEMYAFLSEHNKYVFVNLDDAIQKEKTAKNLRITFSHTDKNASVFINKIEANPFVAIEFDGIKIKSHLIGLYNANNINAAITIGRYFKISDDEIKEAIESYIPENNRSQLLLKNSNEIILDAYNANPSSMEVAIKNFLQLDKENKVAVLGDMFELGEESLREHKHIVALLKHEKEVQTYFVGKDFYENKNDTENLHFFKTYDEFAQAFKAEKIENKTLLIKGSRGMALERTLELL; encoded by the coding sequence ATGGAAATTAAAGAAATACACGACCTGTTTTTAAGATGTACTTCAGTTTCAATCGATACCAGAAAAATTGAGGAAGGCTCCATGTTCTTCGCTATCAGAGGAGAACATTTTGATGCCAATACTTTTGCTCAGGAAGCACTGAATAAGGGAGCTTTGTATGTAATTATAGACAATAAAGATTATTATATTGACGAAAAGACAATTCTGGTTGCCAATACGCTTGAAACATTGCAGGAAGTGGCAAAGTTTCACAGGGAATATCTGGGGTTGCCAATTTTGGCATTAACCGGGAGTAACGGAAAAACGACTACCAAAGAATTAATCAATGTAGTGCTTTCAAAGCGTTACCATACAAGAGCTACTGTTGGCAATCTGAATAATCATATTGGAGTGCCGCTCACATTACTTTCCCTAACTTCAGATACCGAAATAGGAATTGTGGAAATGGGTGCCAACCATCAGAAAGAGATTGAATTCTTATGCAATATCGCTACGCCTGATTTTGGATATATTACCAATTTTGGGAAAGCCCACCTGGAAGGTTTTGGCGGAGTAGAAGGAGTTATCAAAGGAAAAAGCGAGATGTATGCGTTTCTGTCAGAACATAACAAATATGTTTTTGTAAACCTTGACGACGCAATACAGAAAGAAAAAACGGCTAAAAATCTTCGTATCACATTTAGCCATACCGATAAAAATGCATCGGTATTTATCAATAAGATTGAAGCCAATCCTTTTGTTGCCATCGAGTTTGACGGTATCAAAATCAAATCGCATCTGATAGGGTTGTATAATGCCAATAACATTAATGCAGCCATAACTATTGGAAGGTATTTCAAGATTTCTGATGATGAAATAAAGGAGGCTATTGAAAGTTATATTCCGGAAAACAACCGTTCGCAACTGTTGCTGAAAAACTCAAATGAAATTATTCTGGATGCCTACAATGCAAACCCCAGCAGTATGGAAGTGGCTATCAAAAATTTTCTGCAGTTGGACAAGGAAAATAAGGTTGCTGTTTTGGGAGATATGTTTGAATTGGGGGAAGAAAGCCTGCGCGAACACAAACATATTGTGGCTTTGCTAAAGCATGAGAAAGAGGTACAGACTTATTTTGTAGGGAAAGATTTTTACGAAAATAAAAACGATACGGAAAATCTGCATTTCTTTAAAACCTATGATGAATTTGCCCAGGCATTTAAAGCTGAAAAAATAGAAAATAAGACATTGCTCATTAAAGGTTCCAGAGGCATGGCATTAGAAAGAACGCTGGAATTATTGTAG
- the gldJ gene encoding gliding motility lipoprotein GldJ: protein MKVNKIMALKLMLSLALVMGFTSCSKKSSSKNASSATGWKINDKKGGFQYNSKFKKQETAPGLVLVEGGTFTMGKVQDDVMHDWNNTPNQQHVQSFYMDETEVTNLMYMEYLDWLKRVFDPEDENYKNIYEGALPDTLVWRNRLGYNETMTNNYLRHPAYANYPVVGVNWIQAVEFSKWRTDRVNEGVLEREGYLKRDAKVLDAKGDNTFSTETYLNAPTKTYGGNEEIVLKGQRGRLAAKEDAKNVYAQRTSGIILPEYRLPTEAEWEYAAAADVGNREYNLYRGQKKYPWKGNYTRSGKRQVRGDQLANFKQGKGDYGGIAGWSDDGADITNVVKYYPPNDFGLYDMAGNVAEWVADVYRPIVDDEANDFNYYRGNIYMKNKIGEDGKAEIVTGDNIAYDTLANGKIIARNFPGQIAQVPVDEKETYLRQNFDKSDNRNYRDGDKQSTRYYDFGNSEEGEKIDDSKRMYDSPKHNVTTDSLGNMVRRYDKSSKRTTLIDDNVRVYKGGSWRDRAYWLDPAQRRYFPQDMATDYIGFRCAMSRVGPKSDKKKKARN, encoded by the coding sequence ATGAAAGTAAACAAAATTATGGCTTTGAAGCTGATGCTCTCCTTGGCATTAGTTATGGGTTTTACTAGTTGTAGCAAAAAATCCAGTTCAAAAAACGCTTCCTCTGCCACTGGTTGGAAAATCAATGACAAAAAAGGCGGATTCCAATACAATTCTAAGTTTAAGAAGCAGGAAACTGCTCCGGGATTGGTTTTGGTTGAAGGAGGAACGTTCACTATGGGTAAAGTTCAGGACGATGTAATGCATGATTGGAACAATACACCTAATCAGCAGCACGTTCAGTCTTTCTATATGGATGAGACTGAGGTAACCAATCTTATGTATATGGAATATCTTGACTGGTTGAAAAGAGTTTTCGACCCGGAAGATGAAAATTATAAAAATATTTACGAAGGAGCTCTTCCTGATACATTAGTTTGGAGAAATAGATTAGGTTATAACGAAACAATGACCAACAACTATTTAAGACACCCTGCTTATGCTAACTATCCTGTAGTTGGTGTAAACTGGATTCAGGCTGTTGAATTCAGCAAGTGGAGAACAGACCGTGTAAACGAAGGTGTTCTTGAAAGAGAAGGCTACCTGAAAAGAGATGCAAAAGTATTAGATGCAAAAGGTGATAACACTTTCAGTACAGAAACTTACCTTAATGCTCCTACAAAAACTTACGGTGGTAACGAAGAAATTGTCTTGAAAGGACAAAGAGGAAGACTTGCCGCTAAAGAAGATGCTAAAAACGTATATGCTCAAAGAACTTCAGGTATCATACTACCTGAGTACAGACTTCCAACAGAAGCGGAGTGGGAATATGCAGCAGCAGCTGATGTAGGTAACAGAGAATATAACCTTTACAGAGGTCAGAAGAAATATCCATGGAAAGGGAACTACACCCGTTCAGGAAAAAGACAAGTTAGAGGTGACCAATTGGCTAACTTCAAACAAGGTAAAGGAGATTACGGCGGAATTGCCGGATGGTCTGATGACGGTGCTGATATCACTAACGTAGTAAAATACTATCCACCAAACGATTTCGGATTGTATGATATGGCAGGTAACGTTGCAGAATGGGTTGCTGACGTTTACAGACCAATCGTTGACGATGAGGCTAACGACTTCAACTACTACAGAGGTAACATCTACATGAAGAACAAAATTGGTGAAGATGGAAAAGCTGAAATCGTTACAGGTGATAACATTGCTTACGATACTTTGGCTAACGGTAAAATTATCGCAAGAAATTTCCCTGGACAAATTGCTCAGGTTCCTGTTGACGAAAAAGAAACTTACCTAAGACAAAACTTTGATAAGTCTGACAACAGAAACTACAGAGATGGTGACAAGCAGTCTACAAGATACTATGACTTCGGAAACTCTGAAGAAGGAGAGAAAATAGACGATTCAAAAAGAATGTACGATTCTCCAAAGCACAATGTTACTACAGACAGTTTAGGCAACATGGTGAGAAGATATGACAAGTCTTCAAAAAGAACAACTTTGATCGATGACAACGTAAGAGTTTACAAAGGTGGTTCCTGGAGAGACAGAGCTTACTGGTTAGACCCTGCTCAGAGAAGATACTTCCCTCAGGATATGGCTACAGATTACATCGGATTCAGATGTGCGATGTCAAGAGTAGGTCCTAAGTCTGACAAAAAGAAAAAAGCAAGAAATTAA
- the porU gene encoding type IX secretion system sortase PorU produces MKKITLLLLLISSYVSFAQQRDNVTIEWIDNSGIYSEQVQIKAPIFKSSRFQFDYEKKAVLFNLKIPVSGFADEGSLQVTNIVYETISREQLGDLRIASIPSSIEARIKNMNNSASQKAVLSLSPIIKSGNTFQRVKSFTYSFSTTASRAGNAARNSNFVYNSVLSSGDWYRFYVVKSGVYKISRSFLQSLGMNVGAADARNIKIYGNGGRMLPLLNGTYYPEDLIENAITLVGESDGSFDSQDYILFYAEGMDNWNEESQTHNNLYADRSYYYVTSQGGPGKRITNMPVIADNPTLNISTFDDYQYHELDKTNIGRLGRKWFGERFNIENEQTFEFKFPNIATGTQIRLRTNAAAAAFSQTSMSVSANGQDLGAMTFPPTSSDGDVAFERALTGSFPASENVAVKIQYNNGGVPSADAYLDYIILEAKRNLQGYGKQFRFQYNDADLNTGVIQYQLSSAARITQVWDITDIYNVQKVENNGADAFSFKAYMGEDRNYIAVDASDFYSPLKDSRTRVANQNLKGSILKNAQGSFQDLDYLIVTPAFLSSQAERLANFHRTNSNLNVKVVNLENIYEEFSSGKQDIGAIRNFVKYIYNNGSIPSKKLKYLNLFGDASFDFKNRISNNTNIVPVFQALNSFSLGGSIMSDDYFTMLDDNEGTMLQTGSQDMELAVGRMLVSDLKQAEEMVTKVIEYHAIESYGKWRNNFVLISDDVDVAWENSIQTGIDALGDQISAQKPFVNVEKIHTDSYVQEASAGGFRYPKARKDFVDAINQGALVFNYFGHGGEDGLAKERIFEKADAQNLNNRYKYPLFVTVTCEFTRFDNPYRPTAGEYTYWNPKGGAISMVTTTRQISVTTGQDINDAFSSELYGYGTTNNVPISEALRVAKNNYNGSALMVSYVGDPAIRLAIPKPTIVLTKINDQPVAASTFVFNALSPVKLSGEVRNVEGNTILSNYNGSLSVNIFDKNVQRTTFGNDGVTDSSGNLILMDFILLGETIFRGNASVANGQFEFNFVVPRDIAIPVGNGRISFYAKRNQGLEDQTGYNTDIKIGGINPNATADNIGPRVRLYMNDETFISGGITNESPIFLAFLEDENGINTASGIGHDIVAILDGDENNPYILNDYYETELDNHTKGKVRFPFRNLAVGLHTITFKAWDVYNNPVTAEIQFIVVGDETVTLKNVLNYPNPFVSYTQFWFTHNRPYEPLEVQVQIITITGKIVKTINQVVTTEGFLSREITWDGKDDFGDKIGKGVYVYKLTVKSTLTNKKTEKYEKLVIL; encoded by the coding sequence ATGAAAAAGATTACCTTACTCTTATTGCTTATAAGCTCTTATGTTTCTTTTGCCCAACAAAGAGACAATGTAACTATTGAATGGATTGATAACTCCGGAATCTATTCGGAACAGGTCCAGATTAAGGCCCCTATTTTCAAATCATCCCGTTTTCAATTCGACTACGAAAAGAAAGCCGTCCTGTTTAATTTAAAAATTCCCGTATCGGGTTTTGCCGACGAAGGCAGCCTACAGGTAACCAATATTGTATACGAAACTATTTCCCGCGAACAGCTTGGCGATTTACGAATTGCATCAATTCCTTCATCAATAGAAGCCCGCATTAAAAACATGAACAATTCTGCTTCACAGAAAGCTGTTTTGAGTCTGTCTCCTATAATTAAATCCGGAAATACATTCCAACGGGTTAAATCATTTACCTATTCCTTTTCGACAACAGCAAGTCGCGCCGGCAATGCCGCACGAAACTCCAACTTTGTCTACAACTCCGTTTTGAGTTCGGGAGATTGGTACCGATTTTATGTAGTAAAATCCGGTGTTTATAAAATATCCCGAAGCTTTCTGCAGAGTCTTGGCATGAATGTAGGTGCTGCCGATGCCCGAAACATAAAGATTTATGGTAATGGTGGTCGTATGCTGCCTTTACTAAACGGTACTTATTATCCGGAAGACCTTATTGAAAACGCAATTACCTTAGTCGGAGAAAGCGACGGTTCATTCGACAGTCAGGATTATATTTTATTTTATGCGGAAGGTATGGACAACTGGAATGAAGAAAGCCAGACCCATAATAATTTGTATGCAGACCGCTCCTATTATTATGTAACATCACAAGGTGGTCCCGGAAAACGAATCACTAACATGCCTGTTATTGCCGACAACCCTACTCTTAATATATCAACGTTTGATGATTACCAATACCACGAATTGGACAAAACGAACATTGGACGTTTGGGAAGAAAATGGTTTGGAGAAAGATTCAACATCGAAAACGAACAAACTTTCGAGTTCAAATTTCCCAATATAGCCACAGGAACACAAATCAGATTAAGAACCAATGCGGCGGCGGCGGCATTTTCACAAACCTCGATGAGCGTTTCAGCCAATGGCCAGGACCTGGGCGCAATGACATTCCCGCCAACAAGCAGTGACGGTGATGTTGCTTTTGAAAGAGCGCTGACCGGCAGTTTTCCTGCTTCAGAAAATGTGGCCGTAAAAATACAATATAATAATGGTGGCGTTCCCAGCGCAGATGCCTATCTGGATTATATCATTCTGGAAGCAAAAAGGAATCTTCAGGGTTACGGCAAACAATTCCGTTTCCAATATAATGATGCCGACCTTAATACGGGAGTAATCCAGTATCAACTTTCAAGCGCAGCCAGGATAACACAAGTATGGGACATTACCGATATATATAATGTACAAAAAGTAGAAAATAACGGAGCGGATGCTTTCTCGTTTAAAGCCTACATGGGTGAAGACCGAAATTATATAGCGGTTGATGCTTCTGATTTTTATTCGCCTTTAAAAGATTCCAGAACACGCGTAGCCAACCAAAACCTAAAAGGCAGCATTCTGAAAAATGCACAGGGCTCCTTCCAGGACCTCGACTACCTTATAGTAACACCTGCTTTTTTGAGTTCACAGGCAGAACGATTGGCCAATTTCCATAGAACCAACTCAAATTTAAACGTAAAAGTCGTCAATCTGGAAAATATCTATGAAGAATTTTCTTCCGGCAAACAAGACATTGGTGCCATTCGAAATTTTGTAAAATACATCTACAATAACGGTTCGATTCCTTCTAAAAAATTAAAATACCTGAACCTGTTTGGTGATGCTTCATTTGATTTCAAAAACAGGATTTCCAACAACACCAATATTGTTCCGGTCTTCCAGGCATTGAACAGCTTTTCATTAGGAGGTTCCATCATGTCTGACGATTATTTCACGATGCTTGACGATAACGAAGGTACCATGCTACAGACCGGCTCGCAAGATATGGAACTTGCCGTTGGAAGAATGCTGGTCAGCGATTTAAAACAGGCAGAAGAAATGGTAACCAAGGTTATCGAATATCACGCTATTGAATCCTACGGAAAATGGAGAAACAACTTTGTCCTGATTTCTGACGACGTTGACGTAGCCTGGGAAAATTCCATCCAAACCGGAATTGATGCTCTGGGTGACCAGATTTCCGCACAGAAACCTTTTGTAAACGTAGAAAAAATACATACCGATTCTTATGTGCAGGAAGCTTCTGCCGGAGGTTTCCGTTATCCAAAAGCCCGAAAAGATTTTGTTGATGCCATAAATCAGGGAGCTCTTGTCTTTAATTATTTCGGACATGGTGGTGAAGACGGACTTGCCAAAGAGCGAATTTTCGAAAAAGCAGATGCCCAGAATTTAAACAATCGCTACAAATACCCGCTGTTTGTAACCGTAACCTGCGAATTTACAAGATTCGACAATCCTTACCGACCAACTGCTGGTGAGTACACCTATTGGAACCCTAAAGGTGGCGCCATTTCAATGGTGACTACTACACGACAGATAAGCGTAACCACCGGACAGGATATCAACGATGCCTTTTCAAGCGAATTGTATGGCTACGGCACAACAAATAACGTTCCTATTTCAGAAGCATTAAGAGTTGCCAAAAACAACTACAATGGCTCTGCACTTATGGTTTCTTATGTGGGTGACCCGGCCATAAGGCTTGCTATCCCAAAACCGACAATTGTGCTGACCAAAATAAACGACCAGCCCGTTGCTGCTTCCACATTTGTGTTTAACGCCTTGAGTCCGGTAAAACTATCCGGTGAAGTTAGAAATGTGGAAGGAAATACAATATTATCAAATTATAATGGCAGCCTGTCGGTAAATATTTTCGACAAAAACGTACAGAGAACCACATTTGGAAACGACGGAGTAACGGACAGCTCTGGTAACCTAATTCTAATGGACTTTATCCTATTGGGTGAAACCATTTTCCGTGGTAATGCTTCTGTCGCAAACGGGCAGTTTGAATTTAATTTTGTCGTACCAAGAGACATTGCAATTCCTGTAGGCAATGGAAGAATCAGTTTTTATGCCAAACGAAATCAGGGATTAGAAGACCAGACAGGATATAATACCGATATTAAAATAGGCGGAATCAATCCAAATGCTACGGCCGACAATATTGGTCCGAGAGTACGGCTGTACATGAATGACGAAACATTTATATCCGGGGGTATTACTAACGAATCTCCTATATTCCTTGCTTTTCTGGAAGACGAAAACGGTATCAACACCGCCAGCGGTATCGGACACGATATAGTTGCTATTTTAGATGGCGACGAAAACAATCCTTACATCCTTAATGATTATTACGAAACCGAATTGGATAACCATACCAAAGGGAAAGTACGTTTCCCTTTCCGCAATCTGGCAGTAGGACTGCACACGATTACCTTCAAGGCATGGGACGTATATAACAATCCGGTAACGGCAGAAATTCAGTTTATAGTGGTTGGTGATGAAACGGTAACATTAAAAAACGTGCTCAATTACCCGAATCCATTTGTAAGCTATACCCAATTCTGGTTCACGCACAATCGCCCGTACGAACCTTTGGAAGTACAGGTACAGATTATCACCATTACAGGAAAAATAGTGAAGACAATCAATCAGGTAGTAACTACGGAAGGATTCCTTTCAAGAGAAATCACATGGGACGGAAAAGATGATTTTGGAGATAAGATAGGTAAAGGGGTTTACGTTTATAAACTTACTGTCAAATCGACGCTGACCAATAAGAAAACAGAAAAATACGAAAAACTTGTTATACTTTAA